CAGAGAATAAGCCTACAAAACACCCCTGCTTAGCAGGCTATACCGTGGTTTACATAGATTGGTTCGGAGATGTCTACCCTTGCTTCATAAAGGGAAGGCTGTTCAACATATTTGATGGAAGGGAGAGGTTTGAAAGGTTCGACTGCGACCTCTGCTTAGCCAACTGCTTCAGAGAACCATCCTACCTCGCTAAACTATCTTTACCATTCGCACTTAAAGAAGTCTTCAGCTAACAACTCAACTTGATAAGCAGCATCAAAAAAGTTAACAAAGAACCCTAATAATCAAAGAGAGAAACTTGAGGATGTATGCTAACGCCAAGAGCAGCCTCTAATCTAACCACACATCTACAGAGAAGAGCAGCAACCTACCTCGAGGTCTGCAGAAACCTTGAGGAGGCAGCGTCCACAGCCAAAAGCCTAAAACGATACATTGGTAAAGAAGATGACAAAGGTAGCGGCTCTAAACTCATAACACTAGGTATAGCTCTAATAGCGTTCCCAGAACCAACGATTTCAGATGCTCTAGGTGCGGCGCTTATAGCATTAGGGCTGCTCAAAAGGAAGATGAGGAAGATCGGTATAAGAGACGTATATGAAGAGATGCATCAAGCAGCTAATTGCATAAAAGAAGCTGCAGAATACACGCAAACGGTGATGCAGAATAAATCGTTGAAGTATTTAAACTAGGAGCTAACAGTTTATTAGGCTCCACAAAATATTCCGCATCATCCACGCAAATAACCGTTAAGCTTTAGTTATAGAGGTTACTAACAAATGCAATATAGGAGAGATGCTTGTTAAAAGAGCGGGCACGAAAAGGAAATTCTAGATGTCGAAGTAGAGGTAGAATTCGTGGGGATGTGGTCGCATAGAGACCTCGAAGTATTCTTTCAACTCGATTTCTATTATACGCTCGATCGCCTCTGAGGGGAAGATGGGTTTCAGGAACTCTCGGTCGCTCTTTAACGCTTCCACCGCCTCTTTTAGGCTTCCTGGGAGCTCCTTTATGCCGAGTTCACGCCTTCTTTCAGGCGTCAGCTTGTAGATGTTTTCGTCGAGGGGATCGCCTATCTCGATCTTCTTCTTAATACCATCTAGCCCA
This sequence is a window from Nitrososphaerota archaeon. Protein-coding genes within it:
- a CDS encoding type I glutamate--ammonia ligase; translated protein: GLDGIKKKIEIGDPLDENIYKLTPERRRELGIKELPGSLKEAVEALKSDREFLKPIFPSEAIERIIEIELKEYFEVSMRPHPHEFYLYFDI